The proteins below come from a single Magallana gigas chromosome 10, xbMagGiga1.1, whole genome shotgun sequence genomic window:
- the LOC136269638 gene encoding tripartite motif-containing protein 2-like: MDPHSSAQDVHRCDFCETAIVHSYCDFCHVNLCKPCVVDHISDGYDKHKIVPFGERRSTLIYPKCGTHPHKNCDLQCKNCNDIFVCSSCTASETHKGHIFVEVSEVYTTKKNAIADEANKLENLISPTYEEIALDLENQLASLDGGYEKLTTSMSKQGEQWHREIDIVINKMKTEISEIKVKHRDILQKHLDEIKQIQALIKQTLLAIEEIKKSTEVSPTIEYSSKIREFSKLPPKVKIALPTFFPKPLDHEKFYNMFGQITPLSTATEENVLSLNQPNTSVRELLDEPELVATIQTGYEMVYSVTYLNEDCVWTFGSTKDIKCFNMKGELLHTVSNKSEQRPNDIAVDSDGNLLFCDGTSGTVNKVKNRQTEELIRLQGWSPCYLCITCTGGLLVIMLSGGETQCKVVRYSGSTEKQTIQFDDEGKPLYSGNLKLKYITENRNYNICVADSEAGAVVVVNQDGKLRWRYIGNPSVTKKKPFKPFGITTDSQSRILTADHYNHCIHILDQNGQFLRYIDNCDLQNPWGLCLDNNDNLFVSEVLHGNVKKIKFLR, encoded by the coding sequence aTGGATCCTCATTCTAGTGCCCAGGATGTGCACCGATGTGATTtttgtgagaccgccatagtacacagttactgtgacttttgtcatgtcaacctctgcAAGCCCTGTGTAGTAGATCACATCTCAgatggatatgacaaacataaaatagtcccTTTTGGGGAGCGAAGATCAACTCTGATTTACCCAAAATGTGGGACACATCCACACAAAAACTGTGACTTGCAGTGCAAGAATTGCAACGACATATTTGTTTGTTCTTCTTGTACTGCATCAGAAACACATAAAGGACATATTTTTGTAGAAGTTTCCGAAGTTTACACGACAAAGAAAAATGCTATTGCGGACGAGGCAAACAAGTTAGAAAATCTTATTTCTCCTACCTATGAAGAAATTGCACTCGACTTGGAAAATCAGCTTGCCAGCctggatggaggatatgagaaactAACGACATcaatgtccaaacaaggagagcaatggcacagagaaatcgacatcgttatcaataaaatgaaaactgaaatcagtgagataaaagtaaaacatcgagacattttacagaaacacttggatgaaatcaaacagatacaggctctcataaaacaaacattactgGCCATAGAAGAAATCaaaaaatccactgaagtaTCTCCTACCATTGAATACAGCTCAAAGATAAGAGAGTTCAGCAAGCTGCCACCCAAAGTAAAGATTGCACTGCCAACATTCTTTCCAAAACCATTAGACCATGAAAAGTTCTATAATATGTTTGGGCAGATCACTCCTTTGTCTACTGCTACAGAAGAGAATGTCTTGTCACTTAACCAACCCAACACTTCAGTAAGAGAACTATTGGATGAACCGGAGCTTGTTGCCACAATACAGACAGGGTATGAAATGGTTTACAGTGTTACCTATCTAAATGAAGATTGTGTTTGGACATTTGGATCGACAAAGGATATCAAATGCTTTAACATGAAAGGTGAATTGCTTCATACAGTTAGCAACAAATCAGAACAACGACCCAATGATATAGCTGTAGACAGTGATGGGAATTTACTTTTCTGTGACGGGACATCAGGGACAGTGAATAAAGTAAAGAATAGACAGACAGAAGAATTGATCAGATTACAGGGATGGAGTCCTTGTTATCTGTGTATCACCTGTACTGGTGGTCTCCTGGTTATCATGCTCAGTGGTGGTGAAACTCAATGCAAAGTTGTCCGTTATTCgggatctacagagaaacaaacaattcagttTGACGATGAAGGCAAACCTCTGTACTCGGGGAATTTAAAGCTTAAATACATCACTGAGAACAGAAACTATaacatctgtgtagctgacagtgaggctggtgcagtagtggtggttaatcaagacgggaaactcagatggagatacatTGGTAATCCCTCAGTTACCAAAAAGAAACCATTTAAACCATttggtatcacaacagacagtcaaagtcgtatcctgacagcagaccaTTATAACCATTGTATTCACATTCtggatcagaatggacagtttctccgttacattgataactgtgatctgcAGAATCCGTGGGGTTTATGTttggacaataatgacaatctgtttgtTTCAGAAGTTCTTCAcggcaatgtaaagaaaataaaatttctcagATAG